A window of the Bacillota bacterium genome harbors these coding sequences:
- a CDS encoding cobyric acid synthase produces the protein MVQGTGSGVGKSFLVTGLCRLFAQAGLRVAPFKAQNMSLNAWVTADGGEMARAQAVQAEAAGVEPSVDMNPVLLKPKGEGVSQVILRGRPAGDRRAGELWAGSEELWTAVVEALERLRQRFDLVVLEGAGSPAELNLRRQDLANMRVAEAADAPVLLVGDIERGGIFASLLGTLDLLPPEERRRVRGLVVNKFRGDLRLFADGVRILEERGGVPVLGVLPRLEVEIEPEDSLDLAERAPGGATAGWEPGRLEIAVVLHPHLSNFSDLEPLRRHPGLRLRAVRRPEELGEPDAILLPGSKNTVDDLRAHRESGLAAAVAARARAGSAVVGICGGLQMMGERLDDPDGVEGEAGGWTGGSLPGLGLLPLETRFLPRKRTRQAEGRVVAPGWEGLPVRGYEIHAGRSRLLEGGRPFALLRPAGAAEREGGDGAASPEEADGAFASPLLWGSYLHGLFENEQLLERWLEELRAARARRAPRRVPAGSRAEAGEAGAGAGSAFGRGWRERQYDALAQALREHLDLELLGSLVGVRLEAGSDR, from the coding sequence ATGGTCCAGGGCACCGGCTCCGGCGTCGGAAAGAGCTTCCTGGTGACGGGGCTCTGCCGGCTCTTCGCGCAGGCGGGGCTTCGGGTCGCCCCCTTCAAGGCGCAGAACATGTCGCTCAACGCCTGGGTGACGGCGGACGGGGGCGAGATGGCGCGGGCCCAGGCCGTCCAGGCGGAGGCGGCGGGGGTGGAGCCCTCCGTCGACATGAACCCGGTCCTGCTCAAGCCCAAGGGGGAGGGCGTCAGCCAGGTGATCCTGCGCGGGCGCCCCGCGGGGGACCGGCGCGCGGGCGAACTGTGGGCCGGGAGCGAGGAGCTCTGGACGGCGGTGGTGGAGGCGCTGGAGCGCCTGCGCCAGCGCTTCGACCTGGTCGTCCTGGAGGGCGCCGGCAGCCCGGCGGAGCTCAACCTTCGCCGGCAGGACCTGGCCAACATGCGCGTGGCCGAGGCGGCGGACGCCCCCGTCCTCCTGGTCGGCGACATCGAGCGGGGCGGCATCTTCGCCTCGCTCCTGGGCACGCTGGACCTCCTGCCGCCGGAGGAGCGGCGGAGGGTGCGAGGCCTGGTGGTCAACAAGTTCCGCGGCGACCTCCGCCTCTTCGCGGACGGGGTGCGGATCCTGGAGGAGCGGGGCGGCGTGCCGGTGCTGGGGGTGCTTCCTCGCCTGGAGGTGGAGATCGAGCCCGAAGACTCGCTGGACCTGGCGGAGCGCGCGCCCGGGGGCGCCACGGCGGGCTGGGAGCCCGGGCGGCTCGAGATCGCCGTCGTCCTCCACCCGCACCTCTCCAACTTCAGCGACCTGGAGCCGCTCCGCCGCCACCCGGGCCTCCGCCTGCGGGCGGTGCGGAGACCGGAGGAGCTGGGGGAGCCGGACGCCATCCTCCTTCCTGGCAGCAAGAACACCGTCGACGACCTGCGGGCGCACCGGGAGAGCGGCCTCGCCGCGGCGGTGGCCGCCAGGGCCCGGGCGGGGAGCGCGGTGGTCGGCATCTGCGGCGGCCTCCAGATGATGGGCGAGCGGCTGGACGACCCCGACGGCGTTGAGGGCGAGGCCGGCGGCTGGACGGGAGGGAGCCTCCCCGGCCTCGGCCTCCTGCCCCTGGAGACGCGCTTCCTCCCGAGGAAGCGGACGCGGCAGGCGGAGGGGCGCGTGGTGGCGCCGGGCTGGGAAGGGCTGCCCGTCCGCGGCTACGAGATCCACGCCGGGCGGAGCCGGCTCCTCGAGGGCGGCCGGCCCTTCGCGCTCCTCCGCCCGGCGGGTGCGGCGGAGCGGGAGGGGGGCGACGGAGCCGCCTCGCCCGAGGAAGCGGACGGCGCCTTCGCCTCCCCCCTCCTCTGGGGGAGCTACCTTCACGGCCTCTTCGAGAACGAGCAGCTCCTCGAGCGCTGGCTCGAGGAGCTGCGGGCGGCGCGGGCGCGACGCGCCCCGCGGCGCGTCCCGGCCGGGTCGCGGGCGGAGGCCGGGGAGGCGGGCGCCGGCGCGGGTTCCGCCTTCGGCCGGGGCTGGCGCGAGCGGCAGTACGACGCCCTCGCCCAGGCGCTCCGCGAGCACCTGGACCTGGAGCTCCTGGGCTCGCTGGTCGGGGTGCGGCTGGAAGCAGGGAGCGACCGGTGA
- a CDS encoding bifunctional adenosylcobinamide kinase/adenosylcobinamide-phosphate guanylyltransferase, with protein sequence MVTLVVGARRSGKSAFAERLAACIAAEAYLSVVYVATARADHAEMRERIRQHRARRPAAWETLEPDAWRPEALPRAVEALPRERVVLLDEASLWVATCVEAWRDRDARAAAAAFERAAGRLVAALAGRSAPAVVVSGEAGAGIVPPDPEARRFVDWLGRLNQALAAEAGNVLWMVAGLPVAVKGELAECARGR encoded by the coding sequence ATGGTGACGTTGGTTGTAGGCGCTAGGCGGAGCGGCAAATCCGCTTTCGCTGAGCGATTAGCCGCCTGCATTGCGGCGGAGGCGTACCTTTCCGTGGTCTACGTGGCCACCGCCCGGGCGGACCACGCGGAGATGCGCGAGCGGATCCGCCAGCACCGCGCGCGCCGCCCCGCGGCGTGGGAGACGCTGGAGCCCGACGCCTGGCGGCCGGAGGCGCTTCCTCGGGCCGTCGAGGCGCTGCCGCGGGAGCGGGTGGTCCTCCTGGACGAGGCGAGCCTCTGGGTGGCCACCTGCGTCGAGGCCTGGCGCGACCGGGATGCCCGGGCGGCGGCGGCTGCCTTCGAGCGGGCGGCGGGGCGGCTGGTGGCGGCGCTGGCCGGGCGGAGCGCGCCGGCCGTGGTGGTCAGCGGCGAGGCCGGGGCGGGGATCGTGCCGCCCGATCCGGAGGCGCGGCGTTTCGTGGACTGGCTGGGCCGGCTCAACCAGGCGCTGGCGGCCGAGGCGGGGAACGTGCTCTGGATGGTGGCCGGCCTGCCGGTGGCGGTCAAGGGGGAGCTGGCGGAGTGCGCGCGCGGACGCTGA
- a CDS encoding AAA family ATPase, whose translation MAKEPGRRFTSIRLQNWRNFREVDTDLTARVFIIGPNAAGKSNFLDAFRFLRDIVVVGGGLQEACRRRGGLAAVRCLAAHGTRMDVSVKVSIGSEHQPAEWEYEVAFNERGRRLVVKKERVMHNGKVILERPDKDDRADEARLTQTFLEQVNVNKEFREVAEFLQTVRYRHIVPQLVREPERSVGRTNDPFGGDFLEQVARVPERTRKSRLKRIEEALRVAVPQLQQLELYRDEVKGTWHLRGKYEHWRPNGAWQTEEQFSDGTLRLLGLLWSIVEQNGPLLLEEPELSLHPDVVRQIPAMIARAQRRSNIQVLLSTHSFDLLDDSGVGLDEVILLVPGRDGTQVKKPNELDEIRELIEGGVGLGEALLPLTRPKDFEQLSFFGDRL comes from the coding sequence ATGGCTAAGGAACCCGGACGTCGCTTCACCTCAATCCGGCTGCAAAACTGGCGGAACTTCCGAGAGGTCGACACTGACCTTACCGCACGCGTATTTATAATAGGACCAAATGCTGCCGGAAAATCCAACTTTCTCGACGCGTTTCGCTTCCTACGCGATATCGTTGTAGTCGGAGGAGGACTTCAAGAAGCATGCCGAAGGCGCGGCGGACTGGCGGCGGTGCGTTGCCTCGCAGCGCACGGAACACGGATGGATGTTTCCGTTAAGGTTTCCATCGGTTCTGAGCATCAACCAGCAGAATGGGAATATGAGGTGGCGTTCAATGAGCGAGGTAGACGATTAGTTGTCAAGAAGGAGCGTGTAATGCACAATGGCAAGGTTATATTAGAAAGGCCTGATAAGGACGATCGGGCGGACGAAGCGCGACTTACCCAGACGTTTCTCGAACAAGTAAATGTAAACAAAGAGTTTCGCGAGGTCGCAGAGTTCCTTCAAACCGTGCGCTATCGCCATATAGTGCCCCAACTTGTACGCGAACCGGAGCGATCCGTAGGTCGCACCAACGATCCATTTGGCGGCGATTTTTTGGAACAAGTAGCTCGCGTTCCGGAAAGGACGCGAAAGTCCAGGCTCAAACGAATTGAGGAAGCCCTCAGAGTCGCCGTGCCGCAACTCCAGCAATTAGAGCTGTATAGAGACGAAGTAAAAGGGACATGGCACCTGCGCGGTAAGTACGAACATTGGCGACCAAATGGCGCGTGGCAAACCGAGGAACAATTCTCTGATGGAACGCTTAGACTGCTCGGACTTCTCTGGTCTATTGTTGAACAAAACGGCCCGTTGCTTCTGGAGGAGCCAGAGCTTTCGCTTCACCCGGACGTCGTGCGCCAGATTCCTGCCATGATAGCCCGGGCGCAGAGACGGTCCAACATACAGGTTTTGTTGAGTACTCATTCTTTTGATTTGCTGGATGACTCTGGCGTGGGATTAGACGAAGTGATTCTGCTGGTGCCAGGTCGGGACGGAACGCAGGTGAAGAAACCGAACGAGCTGGATGAAATCCGGGAACTGATCGAAGGCGGGGTTGGACTGGGGGAGGCGTTGCTTCCCTTGACGCGACCCAAGGACTTCGAACAACTATCCTTCTTCGGTGATCGGTTGTGA
- a CDS encoding DUF4129 domain-containing protein — protein sequence MSAGGAAVRLDPLERALALAGEALAALLGAEMALRWLPWLAARLPALLLLLLWSGLRARRLPRAARGDAAPWLREGQVRDALLLLAAALAGLAGRPDGAALAGFALLLLGHLAALPSGRRLALLAAAGAAAAALAVAALLAVAPLRRGLERLLLDLILGAGWLLGEGVALLVGLLRRLAGGGPGAAPAPPPAPPAAGRAQPTWAGSLAGGLAILLLGAAGLLLAALGARLLLGRLRAPESPEESEARDGIRILRSRLEEPPGRRPPRPAPTRLRRAYQRLERALRAAGMGRPAAETPLRFAGRPLPLPASERRELAELTGLYVGHRYGGEPDASPAQLRTAADLLRAIRRRRGDRRGVDGGEGGGGGPVRA from the coding sequence GTGAGCGCCGGCGGCGCGGCCGTCCGCCTGGACCCCCTCGAGCGCGCGCTGGCGCTGGCGGGCGAGGCGCTGGCCGCGCTCCTGGGCGCGGAGATGGCCCTCCGCTGGCTGCCGTGGCTGGCTGCGCGCCTGCCGGCGCTCCTCCTGCTCCTCCTCTGGAGCGGGCTCCGCGCCAGGCGCCTGCCCCGGGCGGCTCGGGGCGACGCGGCCCCGTGGCTGCGCGAGGGACAGGTGCGCGACGCGCTCCTCCTGCTGGCGGCGGCGCTGGCCGGGCTGGCCGGACGGCCGGACGGCGCCGCGCTGGCGGGCTTCGCGCTCCTTCTCCTCGGCCACCTGGCGGCGCTGCCCAGCGGGCGGCGCCTCGCCCTGCTGGCCGCCGCCGGCGCCGCCGCGGCCGCCCTGGCCGTGGCCGCTCTCCTGGCCGTGGCGCCGCTCCGGCGCGGCCTCGAGCGCCTCCTGCTCGACCTGATCCTGGGCGCGGGCTGGCTCCTGGGCGAGGGCGTGGCGCTCCTGGTGGGACTGCTCCGCCGCTTGGCCGGCGGCGGGCCGGGCGCGGCACCTGCTCCGCCGCCGGCGCCGCCGGCCGCCGGGCGGGCGCAGCCCACCTGGGCGGGGAGCCTGGCCGGCGGCCTGGCGATTCTCCTCCTGGGCGCCGCGGGCCTTCTGCTCGCCGCGCTGGGCGCGCGCCTCCTCCTCGGCCGCCTGCGGGCGCCGGAGTCGCCGGAGGAGAGCGAGGCGCGGGACGGGATCCGCATCCTGCGCAGCCGGCTGGAGGAGCCCCCGGGGCGGCGGCCTCCCCGCCCCGCGCCCACCCGCCTGCGTCGCGCCTACCAGCGCCTGGAGCGCGCCCTGCGGGCCGCGGGCATGGGGCGGCCGGCCGCCGAGACGCCGCTCCGCTTCGCCGGGCGCCCGCTGCCGCTGCCCGCCTCCGAGCGGCGGGAGCTGGCCGAGCTGACCGGACTCTACGTCGGCCACCGCTACGGTGGCGAGCCCGACGCCAGCCCCGCGCAGCTGCGCACGGCCGCCGACCTCCTGCGGGCGATCCGCCGGCGGCGGGGAGACCGCCGGGGCGTCGACGGGGGCGAGGGCGGGGGCGGGGGGCCCGTCCGGGCCTGA
- a CDS encoding DUF58 domain-containing protein, which translates to MSGAGVAAWTLGWLSLAAALLALAALAWPALWRRATEGRVRGFAWVEPEEVAAGQPVTLHLRVENLAWLPLPRVYLDVELPPPFDPVPGEHLHAGAVLALGLRQRAEVTLGATPLRRGHAHFVPAQMEADDGLGVARLSLALEFRRGLRVLPVRARAPRAAERTRWGGDLEAPDLPSRKPFLPYSARAYAPGDRVRDIDWYLTARRGELAVRRYRQGSFLPVTLALDAATEEPFYSGVWMEGLEALIALAAARAEELGRLGVPVGFWANAAVPTLGLAPARLPAPADPRRLRSAFAGLLGYPTGPGGRFLAALARQLPPGGSLELFTARLDEEAVAHLGTLARRGIPLRLLLALREGEAPPPALATLRRAAGAVPVLLVRPRGLLTARAPGAVPPPAAVAVEEVTGP; encoded by the coding sequence GTGAGCGGGGCGGGGGTGGCCGCCTGGACGCTGGGCTGGCTCTCGCTGGCGGCGGCCCTGCTGGCGCTGGCCGCCCTGGCCTGGCCGGCGCTCTGGCGGCGGGCCACCGAGGGGCGGGTGCGCGGCTTCGCCTGGGTGGAACCGGAGGAGGTGGCCGCTGGCCAGCCCGTCACCCTTCACCTGCGCGTGGAGAACCTGGCCTGGCTGCCGCTCCCCCGCGTCTACCTGGACGTGGAGCTGCCGCCGCCCTTCGATCCGGTGCCGGGCGAGCACCTGCACGCGGGCGCCGTGCTCGCCCTCGGCCTCCGCCAGCGCGCGGAGGTGACGCTCGGCGCGACGCCGCTGCGACGCGGCCACGCCCACTTCGTCCCGGCGCAGATGGAGGCGGACGACGGTCTCGGCGTCGCCCGCCTTTCGCTCGCGCTCGAGTTCCGGCGCGGCCTGCGCGTCCTGCCCGTCCGCGCCCGCGCCCCCCGGGCCGCCGAGCGGACGCGCTGGGGCGGCGACCTGGAGGCGCCGGACCTGCCCTCCAGGAAGCCCTTCCTCCCTTACAGCGCGCGCGCCTACGCCCCCGGCGACCGCGTGCGCGACATCGACTGGTACCTGACCGCCCGCCGCGGCGAGCTGGCCGTCCGCCGCTACCGCCAAGGAAGCTTCCTCCCCGTGACGCTGGCGCTGGACGCGGCCACCGAGGAGCCCTTCTACAGCGGCGTCTGGATGGAGGGGCTGGAGGCGCTCATCGCGCTGGCCGCCGCGCGGGCGGAGGAGCTGGGGCGGCTCGGCGTCCCCGTCGGCTTCTGGGCCAACGCCGCGGTGCCCACGCTGGGCCTGGCGCCGGCCCGCCTGCCTGCGCCCGCCGACCCGCGCCGCCTGCGCTCGGCCTTCGCCGGCCTGCTGGGCTATCCCACGGGCCCGGGGGGTCGCTTCCTTGCCGCGCTCGCCCGCCAGCTCCCGCCGGGCGGCTCGCTGGAGCTCTTCACCGCGCGCCTGGACGAGGAAGCGGTCGCCCACCTGGGGACGCTCGCCCGCCGCGGGATCCCGCTCCGCCTCCTCCTGGCGCTGCGCGAGGGCGAGGCGCCGCCGCCGGCGCTGGCGACGCTCCGGCGCGCGGCCGGGGCCGTCCCGGTCCTGCTCGTCCGCCCCCGCGGGCTCCTGACGGCGCGGGCGCCCGGGGCCGTCCCGCCCCCGGCGGCCGTGGCGGTGGAGGAGGTGACAGGCCCGTGA
- a CDS encoding AAA family ATPase, translating into MEERSEAAEGARGLAAAVRGQLARAVVGQEEAVELLLVALLSRGHVLIEDVPGTGKTRLAESLARMLDLPFRRVQCTPDLEPSDLTGARIFDQEARRFVFLPGPLFASVVLVDEINRALPRTQAALLEAMQERRVSEFGEVHELPWPFLVIATQNPVESVGTFPLPEAELDRFLLRVRLGYPSPEAEVRILEAAEVPLETLRPVAGAAALRAAMEEAGRVALHPDVARYLTELVRATRTHPAVELGASPRATVALARAARARAALAGRAYVLPDDVQALAVPVLAHRLRLLPEAEGGRPAASAEGRGEGPAEAVVRELLERVPVPVEEG; encoded by the coding sequence ATCGAAGAGCGGAGCGAGGCGGCAGAGGGGGCGCGCGGGCTGGCCGCGGCCGTCCGGGGGCAGCTGGCGCGGGCGGTGGTCGGCCAGGAGGAGGCGGTGGAGCTCCTCCTGGTGGCGCTCCTCAGCCGCGGCCACGTCCTCATCGAGGACGTGCCCGGGACGGGCAAGACGCGGCTGGCGGAGTCGCTGGCGCGCATGCTCGACCTGCCCTTCCGGCGCGTCCAGTGCACGCCCGACCTGGAGCCCTCCGACCTGACCGGGGCGCGCATCTTCGACCAGGAGGCGCGCCGCTTCGTTTTCCTGCCGGGGCCGCTCTTCGCCTCCGTCGTCCTGGTGGACGAGATCAACCGGGCGCTTCCGCGGACGCAGGCGGCGCTCCTGGAGGCGATGCAGGAGCGGCGGGTGAGCGAGTTCGGCGAGGTGCACGAGCTGCCCTGGCCCTTCCTGGTCATCGCCACGCAGAACCCGGTCGAGTCGGTGGGCACCTTCCCGCTGCCGGAGGCGGAGCTGGACCGCTTCCTGCTCCGCGTCCGCCTCGGCTACCCATCGCCCGAGGCGGAGGTGCGCATCCTCGAGGCCGCCGAGGTGCCGCTGGAGACGCTCCGCCCGGTGGCCGGCGCCGCGGCGCTGCGCGCGGCCATGGAGGAAGCGGGCCGGGTGGCGCTCCATCCCGATGTCGCCCGCTACCTGACGGAGCTGGTGCGGGCCACCCGCACCCACCCGGCCGTGGAGCTGGGCGCCAGCCCGCGCGCCACGGTGGCGCTGGCGCGGGCGGCGCGGGCGCGGGCGGCGCTGGCCGGGCGCGCCTACGTCCTGCCCGACGACGTCCAGGCGCTGGCCGTCCCCGTCCTCGCCCACCGCCTCCGCCTCCTCCCCGAGGCCGAGGGCGGCCGTCCGGCGGCCAGCGCCGAGGGGCGGGGCGAGGGGCCGGCGGAGGCCGTGGTGCGGGAGCTCCTGGAGCGCGTGCCGGTCCCCGTCGAGGAGGGGTGA
- a CDS encoding NADH-quinone oxidoreductase subunit H produces MRAVVALLGLNALQAGLVLLLSPGLKGFVTWLEHRISGRRGPSILQPYFDLAKLLRKERLMPEGASWIFRVAPLLVFASPLVVALLIPVLTTFPLTWAFVGDMVAGGFILGLGGFFLQLAALDSASPYAAIGSSRSRFVAFLAEPVMILVFFAVTYVAHATIPYVVNQRLWQAPLLLSPTHVLLAAALFLVILAEGGRIPIDNPSSHHELSQIEESRLFEYSGPDLALIEWGGMSKTMILVVILMNVLISPLGLASGMQAGPVALAVLALLLKMLLFGILLAAVESSFAKLRLLRAAEFLAGAFAISLLALISFTLGG; encoded by the coding sequence GTGCGAGCCGTCGTGGCTCTCCTGGGGCTCAACGCGCTTCAAGCGGGCCTCGTGCTCCTCTTGTCGCCCGGTTTGAAGGGTTTCGTCACCTGGCTGGAGCACCGCATCAGCGGGCGGCGCGGTCCTTCCATCCTTCAGCCGTACTTCGACTTGGCGAAGCTCCTGCGCAAGGAGCGGCTGATGCCGGAGGGCGCCTCGTGGATCTTCCGCGTCGCGCCGCTTCTGGTCTTCGCCTCGCCGCTGGTGGTGGCGCTCTTGATCCCGGTGCTGACCACCTTCCCGCTCACCTGGGCCTTCGTGGGCGACATGGTGGCCGGCGGCTTCATCCTGGGCCTGGGCGGCTTCTTTCTGCAGCTGGCGGCGCTGGACTCGGCCAGCCCCTACGCCGCCATCGGCTCCAGCCGCTCGCGTTTCGTCGCCTTTCTGGCCGAGCCCGTGATGATCCTGGTCTTCTTCGCCGTCACCTACGTGGCCCACGCCACCATCCCGTACGTGGTCAACCAGCGTCTCTGGCAGGCGCCGCTCCTCCTCTCGCCCACGCACGTGCTGCTGGCGGCGGCGCTCTTTCTGGTCATCCTGGCCGAGGGAGGAAGGATTCCCATCGACAACCCCTCCTCCCACCACGAGCTCTCCCAGATCGAGGAGAGCCGCCTCTTCGAGTACTCCGGGCCCGACCTGGCGCTGATCGAGTGGGGCGGCATGAGCAAGACCATGATCCTGGTCGTCATCCTGATGAACGTGCTGATCAGCCCGCTGGGCCTGGCGTCCGGCATGCAGGCGGGGCCGGTGGCGCTGGCGGTGCTGGCGCTCCTGCTCAAGATGCTTCTCTTCGGCATCCTCCTGGCGGCGGTGGAGAGCTCGTTCGCCAAGCTGCGGCTCCTGCGCGCCGCCGAGTTCCTCGCCGGCGCTTTCGCCATCTCGCTGCTGGCCTTGATCAGCTTCACCCTGGGGGGTTGA
- a CDS encoding nickel-dependent hydrogenase large subunit, whose protein sequence is MSVRLPAAWEGERLDFAGPDGGFPAWELAPEDDERLPELLGAARRAGAELLTHFAEATGEGPLLRWLLALPVRGEGASSAGEPAGAQVVVLRARPRGGRLPSSAAEWPVLAWYERRIRDEEGLEFTGHPDPRPILRHEGPLPRRAEHAGLVALPLGPVRESVVESGHFLFETMGEEIVHLGLRLHYKHRGVARAAVGLAPREMLWLAERTSGLSSLAHALAAAQAVEQAVGLEVPERAALLRLLLQEAERLYNHVGDVAGLARAAGLNVAEAELSALKEELLRANAELTGSRYLRGLVGVGGLRRDLGEEALARWLERARAAARRFSDAARVLQRTPTFVDRIETTGRLGREDVLLFSGVGPVARASGLARDARLETPYAGYARLRPSPVVEEAGDALARYRVRVGEVESSLHLIEEALGHLPAGPVLAAGAERADGARGAGAGWSESPRGRVVTWVRLVGGRVARFQPRAASFHNWRLLPRAVPGNILTDFPLIEASFALSYAGNDL, encoded by the coding sequence GTGAGCGTGCGCCTGCCGGCCGCATGGGAGGGCGAGAGGCTCGACTTCGCCGGGCCGGACGGCGGCTTTCCGGCCTGGGAGCTGGCGCCGGAGGATGACGAGCGGCTGCCCGAGCTGCTCGGCGCGGCCCGCCGGGCCGGAGCGGAGCTGCTCACGCACTTCGCGGAGGCGACCGGGGAGGGTCCCCTCCTCCGCTGGCTCCTGGCGCTGCCCGTGAGGGGCGAAGGGGCCTCCTCCGCCGGTGAGCCCGCCGGCGCGCAGGTGGTCGTCTTGCGCGCCCGTCCCCGGGGCGGCCGCCTGCCTTCCTCGGCCGCGGAGTGGCCCGTCCTGGCCTGGTACGAGCGGCGGATCCGCGACGAAGAGGGGCTCGAGTTCACGGGCCACCCCGATCCCCGCCCCATCCTCCGCCACGAGGGGCCGCTGCCCCGCCGGGCGGAGCACGCCGGTCTGGTGGCGCTGCCGCTGGGCCCCGTGCGGGAGAGTGTGGTGGAGTCGGGCCACTTCCTGTTCGAGACCATGGGCGAGGAGATCGTCCACCTGGGCCTCCGCCTCCACTACAAGCACCGGGGTGTCGCCCGGGCCGCCGTCGGGCTCGCCCCGCGCGAGATGCTCTGGCTGGCGGAGAGGACGTCGGGGCTCTCCTCGCTGGCGCATGCCCTCGCCGCCGCCCAGGCCGTGGAGCAGGCCGTCGGGCTGGAGGTGCCGGAGCGGGCCGCGCTTCTCCGCCTCCTCCTCCAGGAAGCCGAGCGGCTCTACAACCACGTCGGCGACGTGGCCGGCCTCGCGCGGGCAGCCGGCCTGAACGTGGCCGAGGCCGAGCTCTCCGCGCTGAAGGAGGAGCTCCTGCGCGCCAACGCCGAGCTGACCGGCAGCCGCTACCTGCGCGGCCTGGTGGGCGTGGGCGGCCTCCGCCGGGACCTCGGGGAGGAGGCCCTGGCCCGCTGGCTGGAGCGCGCCCGGGCCGCGGCGCGCCGCTTCTCCGACGCCGCCCGGGTCCTGCAGCGGACGCCCACCTTCGTCGACCGGATCGAGACCACCGGACGGCTCGGCCGGGAGGACGTCCTGCTCTTCTCCGGCGTCGGCCCGGTCGCCCGGGCGAGCGGGCTGGCGCGGGACGCGCGCCTGGAGACGCCCTACGCCGGCTACGCCCGGCTGCGTCCCTCGCCCGTGGTGGAGGAGGCGGGCGACGCGCTGGCGCGCTACCGCGTGCGGGTGGGCGAGGTGGAGAGCTCCCTGCACTTGATCGAGGAAGCCCTCGGCCACCTCCCCGCCGGCCCCGTGCTCGCCGCCGGCGCGGAGCGTGCCGACGGCGCCCGCGGCGCGGGGGCCGGCTGGTCGGAGTCGCCGCGCGGACGCGTCGTCACCTGGGTACGGCTGGTGGGGGGCAGGGTCGCGCGCTTCCAGCCGCGGGCGGCCTCGTTTCACAACTGGCGCCTGCTCCCCCGCGCCGTGCCCGGCAACATCCTGACCGACTTCCCGCTGATCGAGGCCAGCTTTGCCCTCTCCTACGCGGGCAACGACCTCTGA
- the nuoB gene encoding NADH-quinone oxidoreductase subunit NuoB: protein MEELCPVSALSLEEGPRGDLRLALDLGACIACGACLEEAPEALTWLSEPALARREREALRSYLPVARGRNGLGRPGGPAAGGRPESGVDGTTAEELARGFQAASRRLFGRSAHLLQVDAGSCNACESELLALGNPMYDLHRLGLFFTNSPRHADILVVTGAVTENMRDELLEAYRAMPEPKLVVAAGACAVDGGIFRRAPHFVGPVDRLLPVDVYIPGCPPDPYTLLHGLLLAVGRAAEAAEAAAGRQPDRSTEALEVHRA from the coding sequence CTGGAGGAGCTCTGCCCGGTCTCGGCCCTCTCCCTCGAGGAGGGCCCCCGGGGCGATCTGCGCCTGGCGCTGGACCTGGGCGCCTGCATCGCCTGCGGAGCCTGCTTGGAAGAGGCGCCCGAGGCGCTCACCTGGCTTTCGGAGCCGGCACTGGCTCGGAGGGAGCGCGAGGCGCTGCGCTCCTACCTGCCGGTGGCCCGCGGCCGGAACGGCCTGGGCCGGCCCGGCGGCCCCGCTGCCGGCGGCCGTCCGGAGTCCGGTGTCGACGGCACGACCGCCGAAGAGCTGGCGCGGGGCTTCCAAGCCGCTTCGCGGAGGCTCTTCGGCCGCTCGGCGCACCTCCTGCAGGTGGACGCCGGCTCCTGCAACGCCTGCGAGAGCGAACTGCTCGCCCTGGGCAACCCCATGTACGACCTGCATCGGCTGGGTCTCTTCTTCACCAACTCGCCCCGCCACGCCGACATCCTGGTGGTCACCGGGGCGGTGACGGAGAACATGCGCGACGAGCTCCTGGAGGCCTACCGGGCCATGCCGGAGCCGAAGCTGGTGGTGGCTGCGGGCGCCTGCGCCGTCGACGGCGGCATCTTCCGCCGCGCGCCGCACTTCGTCGGCCCCGTCGACCGCCTTCTGCCGGTGGACGTCTACATCCCGGGCTGCCCGCCCGATCCTTACACGCTGCTTCACGGGCTGCTCCTGGCCGTGGGCCGGGCGGCCGAGGCGGCCGAGGCGGCCGCGGGCCGGCAGCCGGACCGGTCGACGGAAGCGCTGGAGGTGCACCGGGCATGA